One genomic region from Vibrio sp. SCSIO 43137 encodes:
- a CDS encoding methyl-accepting chemotaxis protein has protein sequence MKLGFKKALLVSSSVLLTLSVGITNYIAYSNERDSLTELIADATTKRAKSESKKVQDFMESIGRSVHGMAEDYRQNTTNAPDDVSRLMAMGRASNIDILTVGYSDNTAYTNDLNVDGWDLGKAPESYKPAESFWYKDARAASGTIYTDIYVDTTTDTTMVSVAEKIPNGALIADITLDKLNDIVDSIDIEGAKAFILDQNSAVLASNHPDIKNTSILLENGNFKQLAQDITRNNTLATEYEINDVDKALFSHQIDIGDKKWFLSIELDKSTAFAKLAEVRNRAIIATIVSLIISLILYTLILNYVYRPIPLLKKTINGLSQGTIDLTQRLEVNGHDDLADISSGVNQFIANFQQMMRDIQEASNQMQENMVRLRDRSAENAEFLQNHLSETEQIVAAIEEMNATAESMASDIAHTAEITQQASDTSMESRETTEQAQSTVTALISEVTQSSENVQKMNDETENINSILTVIGDIAEQTNLLALNAAIEAARAGEQGRGFAVVADEVRNLAGRTKESTAEVEKALESLVARTHSVVESMDITKTRCEETANNAGQVASSLMTMGDFVENINGLSTQVATAAEEQSSVTREVSSNMTAISEIVTELDANGKQALTDAEEIAKINEQLVTIVKRFSI, from the coding sequence ATGAAATTAGGATTTAAAAAAGCGCTGCTTGTCTCCTCCTCCGTGCTGCTTACCCTATCCGTCGGCATCACCAACTACATCGCATACAGCAATGAAAGAGACTCCCTGACTGAATTAATTGCTGACGCCACCACCAAAAGAGCCAAATCTGAAAGTAAAAAAGTTCAGGACTTTATGGAGTCTATCGGGCGCTCCGTTCACGGTATGGCGGAAGATTACCGTCAAAATACCACTAACGCACCTGATGATGTTTCCAGATTGATGGCGATGGGCCGCGCCAGTAATATCGATATTCTGACCGTTGGTTACAGTGACAACACGGCATACACCAATGACCTGAATGTAGACGGCTGGGATCTGGGTAAGGCGCCGGAAAGCTATAAACCAGCGGAAAGTTTCTGGTATAAAGATGCCCGCGCAGCTTCCGGTACCATTTACACCGATATCTATGTAGACACCACCACAGATACCACCATGGTAAGTGTGGCTGAGAAAATTCCGAACGGTGCCCTGATTGCCGATATCACGCTGGATAAGTTGAACGACATTGTTGATTCCATCGATATCGAAGGGGCAAAAGCCTTTATCCTTGACCAGAATAGTGCGGTTCTCGCTTCCAATCATCCGGATATTAAAAACACCTCTATTCTGCTGGAAAACGGTAACTTTAAGCAGCTTGCTCAGGACATCACCCGTAACAACACGCTGGCAACTGAGTATGAAATCAACGATGTTGACAAAGCCCTCTTCTCTCACCAGATCGATATCGGTGATAAGAAGTGGTTCCTCTCTATCGAGCTGGATAAATCGACCGCTTTTGCCAAATTGGCTGAAGTAAGAAACCGCGCCATTATCGCAACGATTGTTTCTTTGATTATTTCACTGATTCTGTACACATTGATTCTGAACTATGTCTATCGTCCGATTCCGCTGCTTAAGAAAACCATTAACGGTTTATCTCAAGGCACTATAGACCTGACCCAGCGCCTGGAAGTCAACGGCCATGATGATCTGGCGGACATCTCTTCCGGTGTAAATCAGTTTATTGCTAATTTCCAGCAGATGATGCGTGATATTCAGGAAGCCTCAAATCAGATGCAGGAAAACATGGTTCGCCTGCGCGACCGTTCAGCAGAGAACGCCGAGTTCCTGCAGAACCATCTTTCTGAAACAGAGCAAATCGTCGCCGCTATTGAAGAGATGAACGCAACGGCTGAGTCTATGGCATCAGATATCGCTCATACCGCTGAGATCACTCAGCAAGCCAGCGACACCAGCATGGAGTCCAGAGAGACAACCGAGCAGGCTCAGTCCACTGTGACAGCGCTGATTTCAGAGGTGACTCAGTCTTCTGAAAACGTTCAGAAGATGAATGACGAAACAGAAAACATCAACAGTATCCTGACGGTGATTGGTGATATTGCTGAACAAACCAACCTTCTGGCCCTGAACGCTGCGATTGAAGCTGCGCGTGCAGGTGAACAAGGTCGCGGATTTGCCGTCGTTGCTGATGAGGTCCGTAACCTTGCCGGCAGAACCAAAGAGAGCACAGCGGAAGTTGAGAAAGCGCTGGAAAGCCTTGTTGCACGTACTCATAGTGTGGTTGAGTCTATGGACATTACCAAAACCCGTTGTGAAGAGACGGCAAACAATGCCGGACAAGTCGCAAGTAGCCTGATGACCATGGGGGATTTTGTCGAAAACATCAACGGTCTGAGCACACAGGTTGCCACAGCAGCGGAAGAGCAGAGCAGTGTCACCAGAGAAGTGAGCTCCAACATGACGGCAATTAGCGAAATTGTTACTGAGCTTGACGCCAACGGTAAGCAGGCACTTACTGACGCAGAAGAGATTGCTAAGATAAATGAGCAGCTAGTGACCATAGTAAAACGCTTCTCTATCTGA
- a CDS encoding helix-turn-helix transcriptional regulator codes for MTPAAYSSLHLDFTDKDRVHLESNFRLAETIAEFIGPHCEVVIYSLENLKHSVVKIVNSQNTKQEVGSPITDAGLRILDSFAKKGDVATENHFTTAEDGSLFKSTSCVLTGENHKPIGLLCINMNLSHPFPEIIKTLMPDITDTHLKIHKQLSSSPASIIKDAIESAVVEVESDATINLKGKNKAITKVLFDKGIFEFKEATAIVSEQLGITRHAIYKYNREFKS; via the coding sequence ATGACCCCTGCTGCATATAGTTCACTCCATTTAGATTTTACTGACAAAGACAGAGTGCATTTAGAATCGAATTTTCGCCTTGCAGAGACGATTGCTGAGTTTATTGGCCCTCACTGCGAAGTAGTAATCTACTCACTCGAAAACCTTAAACACTCTGTAGTAAAGATTGTGAACAGCCAGAATACAAAGCAAGAAGTAGGTTCTCCGATTACCGATGCAGGCCTGAGAATACTAGACTCATTCGCGAAGAAAGGAGATGTGGCAACAGAAAATCATTTTACTACAGCAGAAGATGGTTCTTTATTTAAATCAACCAGTTGTGTGCTAACAGGAGAAAACCATAAACCGATAGGGCTACTCTGCATCAATATGAACTTGTCTCATCCATTTCCGGAGATCATTAAAACCCTGATGCCGGACATAACTGATACTCATCTGAAAATTCATAAACAATTAAGTTCGTCACCTGCATCAATTATCAAAGATGCTATTGAAAGTGCGGTGGTCGAAGTTGAGAGCGATGCAACTATCAACCTGAAAGGAAAAAACAAGGCCATTACCAAAGTTTTGTTTGACAAGGGCATCTTTGAATTTAAGGAAGCGACAGCCATTGTGTCAGAGCAGCTTGGGATTACCCGTCACGCGATATACAAATATAACCGCGAGTTCAAATCATAA
- a CDS encoding GNAT family N-acetyltransferase — MFSLQVDSELELALVQPSFAACYVELAKRDFDYLNQWLAWPPHCQTEAAFSEFIKRSLHDYADGKSMTCALIYHGEVVGNISFNKINHSLKSVEIGYWVSRRYQGKGIVTRGVTALIEMAFNQLEMEKVQISAAEGNQPSRAVCERLGFSLEGIISQAENLNGRIVDHAIYAMHKKNWNRAE; from the coding sequence ATGTTTTCCCTTCAGGTAGATAGCGAGCTGGAGCTTGCCCTTGTACAACCCTCTTTTGCTGCCTGTTATGTGGAGCTGGCCAAAAGGGATTTTGATTATCTCAATCAGTGGCTGGCGTGGCCGCCACACTGTCAGACAGAAGCGGCATTCTCTGAGTTTATAAAACGATCTCTGCACGATTATGCCGACGGCAAAAGCATGACTTGTGCTCTTATCTATCACGGAGAAGTGGTGGGCAATATCAGCTTTAATAAAATCAACCATTCTCTTAAATCCGTTGAGATAGGTTACTGGGTAAGTCGCCGGTATCAGGGCAAAGGCATAGTGACCCGCGGGGTAACTGCCTTGATTGAAATGGCTTTTAATCAGCTGGAAATGGAGAAGGTACAGATCTCAGCAGCAGAAGGTAACCAGCCGAGCCGGGCGGTGTGTGAAAGGCTGGGCTTCTCGCTGGAAGGGATTATCAGCCAGGCTGAAAACCTCAACGGCCGAATTGTTGATCACGCTATTTATGCCATGCATAAGAAGAACTGGAACAGGGCAGAGTAA
- a CDS encoding GNAT family N-acetyltransferase yields the protein MKLETEQLILRDFLPQDTDDYTELTQDEKYQRFYSEADCSEEKARFLVKLFIEQSQESPRSKFQLAIVDKASGKLIGTCGVRLEEHRQASMGCGVAREFQGKGYALEASGALLQYAFEQLNVHRVYAETISENRAAIFLCRQLGMEKEAHFCQHRYFKQRWWDTVVYALTKSDAER from the coding sequence ATGAAGTTAGAGACGGAGCAACTGATATTGCGCGACTTTCTCCCTCAGGATACAGATGACTACACAGAGCTGACGCAGGATGAGAAGTATCAGCGTTTCTATAGTGAAGCCGATTGCAGCGAGGAGAAAGCCCGCTTTCTGGTTAAGTTGTTTATTGAACAGTCGCAAGAGAGTCCCCGTAGTAAGTTTCAGCTTGCAATAGTCGATAAAGCCTCAGGAAAACTGATCGGTACCTGTGGTGTCAGGCTGGAAGAGCACAGACAGGCGTCGATGGGGTGCGGGGTGGCAAGAGAGTTTCAGGGCAAAGGTTATGCGCTGGAAGCGTCCGGTGCTTTGCTGCAATATGCCTTTGAACAGTTAAATGTGCACCGCGTCTATGCAGAAACCATCAGCGAAAATCGTGCTGCTATTTTTCTCTGCCGTCAGTTGGGTATGGAAAAAGAAGCTCACTTTTGTCAGCACAGATATTTTAAACAGCGCTGGTGGGATACGGTGGTTTATGCGCTAACCAAATCTGAC